The genomic region GCTGATCTTCCGCCTCGAGCTGGGGTGGGATCTGTTGCTGTTCATCCCGGCACTGGCCCTGATGATCCTCAACGGGGTGTGGGTGACCATGCTGTTCGGGATCATCGCCACGCGTTTCCGCGATGTCGCGCCTCTGCTGGAGGCGCTGGTACAGCTGCTGTTCTACGTCACCCCGATCGTCTGGACCACCCAGACCCTGAAGGAGCAACGCGGCGATGTCGCCCAGCGCGCCATGCTCGCCGAGCTCAACCCCCTCTACCACTACCTTGAAATCGTCCGCGCGCCCCTGATCGGCCGCGACCTGGCCGCTTATCACTGGTGGATCGTGCTGGCCTTCACTGCTGTCGGCCTGCTCGCCGCCCTGCTGGTGATGCGCCAGTGGCGCTTCCGCGTACCGTACTGGGTGTAAGGAGTTTCACGTGGTTTCTATTGACACCTACAACGCCTGCGTCGACTTCCCCATCTTCGATGCCAAGTCCCGCTCCCTGAAGAAGGCCGTCATGTCCTCGGCCGGAGGGGCGATCGGCAAGAACGCCTCCAACACGGTCGTCGTCGAGGCGTTGAAGGACATCAACCTGCACCTGCGCGAAGGCGACCGCGTCGGTCTAGTCGGCCACAACGGCGCCGGCAAGTCCACCTTGCTGCGCCTGCTATCTGGCATCTATGAACCCACCCGCGGCGTCGCCGATGTCCGCGGCCGCGTCGCCCCCGTCTTCGACCTCGGCGTGGGCATGGACCCGGAGATTTCCGGCTACGAGAACATCATCATCCGCGGACTGTTCCTCGGCCAGACCCGCAAACAGATGAAAGCCAAGATGGACGAAATCGCCGAGTTCTCCGAGCTCGGCGACTACCTGGCCATGCCGCTGCGCACCTACTCCACCGGTATGCGCGTGAGGTTGGCACTCGGAGTGGTCACCTCCATCGAGCCCGAGATTTTGCTTCTCGACGAAGGCATCGGCGCCGTCGACGCCGCCTTCATGGCCAAAGCCCGCGTCCGGTTGGCTGAACTGGTCAAACGCTCCGGCATCCTCGTCTTCGCCTCCCACTCCAACGACTTCTTGGCGCAGCTGTGCAACACCGCACTGTGGATCGACAAAGGAGAGGTCCGCCAGGCCGGGCTTGTCGACGACGTCGTCGAAGCCTACGAAGGCAAAGAAGCCGGCGACTTCGTCCGCGACCTGCTCGTCCGTTTCGACGATGAGGACCGGGACGATCAGGCAGACCAGGAGGGCTAGGGGCCTAAACTCCAGGGCCCCGGGCCCCCAGCCAAAGCATCAGCGGTGAACGATATGAGCATTTCGGCCCCGTATCGTTCAGGCCATAACCCCCTGACCTGCACTTACTGCTCGGGACTTATAGGTCGGTGCGCTTAATCGTTCACACAGCCGCCGCGGCCGCTGCCCGGGCCATAACCGCCTGGTTCACAACCGCTGGGAGATCAGCTCCCTCAGCAACTGGGCGATCTTGCCCATCGTTCCGGCGGTGAATCTAAGTACTGTCCACCCTTGCATGACGCACCTGAGGTTGATGGCCGAGTCCCGGTCGCGCTGGCTACGCTGCAAGTGGTGCTCGCCGTCATACATGAGGCCGATCCCTAGTTCGGTAATAGCCAGGTCAAAGGTGGTAATGATGCCGTTGCCGTCGGAGACTGTCACCTGTTCGGACAGTTCCACCCCGAGTTCTTCGCAGATCTGTTGGACGATCAGCCGCATTTCGGTCTCTTTCGGGGAATCGGCGAGGTCACTGGACGCTCCGACGATCCTTTTCAGCCATGCGCGGGGCAGGCGGTTCCGGGCAGCGTTGTAAATGAGGTCGGGGTGGATGTTGAGGTGGCGGCGGGAAGCGTCGATAAGCTGCAGGGCTCTGAGGTCCGCTGGACTCCACCCGTCAACCGTGGCGACGGGCCACCGGATCTCCCCGGCGCGGATGCACTGCAGGGCTTCCACGACGGCGGACCCTGGCTGTGAGATCCGAATCGGCTGCCCCTGGTAACGGACAGTCCATATATTTCGCGGGCGGGCGCGGGTAATCCGCGGTGTGTATTGGGTCGCTTGGACGGTTTTCCGGACAGCGCCATGCAGTGTCGTATGGAACGAATCCGCAAAGAACCTCAGGCCGAACACGGCTAACGCGCTGAATCCGCTGACTGAGCAGCCGGGGTGCTCCAGCACCATCGCAACGGCCCGTGTGGCTGCGGGCGCCCGGTACCCCAGCTCCGAAGAACGGGCCAAAGCGAACGGCTCCGCCATCCAGAACCGCCGCGAAACCTGCACCCCAGGACCGTCCAGGTAGAAACCGCCGTGCACATTAGCGGTGATGTCCATGTTGTTGCGCAATGCCATGGACTGTTAGACAGGCGCTGACCCCGTTACGGTTCCCTCACCGCAGCGCTTCCCTTATCCGTTCCCTCCGCCGTGGCACAATAGTCCCCATGACTTCCACCACCGATGCGCTGCTGAACCCGAACGGCACCACCGCGGCGGTGATTGTCACGCACAAGCGCGCTGGGCTGCTCAGGCACTCGCTGGAGATGGTGGCGAATCAGACTCACCCGGTCGATTGGGTGATCGTGGTGGATAACGGCGCAGAAGACGAAGTCCGTGAGTTGATCCAAGACCTTGCCGGCGACAAGGGCGTTTACATGGCGTCGCACACGAACCTCGGCGGCGCGGGCGGATTCGCATACGGCTTTCTGCACGCGCTCGCCCTCGGCGCGGACGCGATTTGGTGCGCCGACGACGACGGCCGCCCCGCCGACCCGGGCGTGCTGGAGGAGCTCTACCGCGTCGCCGCGCGGGAGGGTCTGACTGAGGTCTCCCCCGTCGTGGCCAATATCGATGACCCTGACCAGCTCGCTTTTCCGCTGCGCCAAGGCCTGATCTGGCACCGGCGCCGCAGCGAGCTGGAGGGAGACTACCTCCCGCAGTACGCGAGCCTCTTCAACGGCGCTCTGATCAGCGCAAAGGCGATGGAGCGCATCGGCGTGCCCGACTACCGCCTGTTCATCCGCGGCGACGAGGTCGAATACCACCGCCGCCTGGCCCAGTCCGGCATGAAATACGGCACCGCGCTGACCACCAGCTACCTGCACCCGGACGGCTCCGCCGAGTTCCACCCGATCATGGGCGGCCGCGCGCACGCCCAGTGGCCGGATAATGAGGTCAAGCGCTACTTCACGTACCGCAACCGCGGTTACATCATCGGCCAGCGCGGCATGAAGAAGATGCAGCTGCAGGAGCTGGTGCGTTTCGGTTGGTTCTTCCTGATCCAGCGCAAGAACCCGCGGGAGTTCCGCGAGTGGTTGCGCCTGCTGCGGATGGGCGCGAACGAGGACTTCCGCCGACCTTGATCCGGGCCGACGTCCGGATCAAGATGGATCAGTGTCGACGACGACCTTCGTCGGCTGCTTAAAGATAAGGACGCGCTGGAGGATGAAGTTGGTGATCGTCGCCACGCCTTGAGCGATGACGAAGGCGATGAAGTCTTTCCACGGGTCCTCGATGCCGAGCGCGATGAGCGGCGGATTAGTGATCCAGTAGAGGAACACCTGGATGCCGAATGTCGAGGCGTAGAGGATGAACACGGCTAGCGCCCGCTTGCCGGTGATCTTAGCCTGGAACGTGAACCGCGAGTTGAGCAGGTACGCGACGAGCGTGCCGAAGCACCAGCCGACCACTTTCGCGGACACGCGCGTGAAACCGAAGGAGTGGTCGAGCAGGTACGTCAGCCCGAAATCGAGCATTGCGCAGAAGATACCGATGATCACGAACCGCAGCAGCTGCCGCTTCGCGCTCATCGGGTGTGTCGTTTCAACCTTGGAGGTCACAGCGGTTCACCTTACCCCCACCAGTCACCGTCGCAGCAAAGCGCGGTACATGTCCAGCTTATCGACGGCACTCACGCCCCCGGCCCCATACCCGCCCACCGAGGCCAACCGCACGAGGGATCCGGCGCACAGGGAGCGGATCTGGCGGGCGGAGTATCTCTCGCCGCCTGGGTTGGCCCAGTTCAGGGCGCTCATGGTGGTTTCGATGACGTCGTCGGTGGTGTCGTCGTCAGCCAAGCACGACAGGGCGAGAACGGTGGACCAGAAGGCATCGCGGGCGAGCGGGGTGCGTTCGCGCGGCAGGCTGGCCAGCGTGTCGGCCACCAGCGGGTCGAGCTCGCACGGCCGCGGCAGGTCAATGGCCTGCAACAGGGGAAGGAAGTCGAGAGTGTGGGAGCGGTCGACGATGTCGACGACGTCATCGCGCGCGCCCGCGAGCACATTCTCAATCGCGGACGGCCCGAGCAGCTCCGCGTTGATGGCGGGGATGTCGAAGGGTTGATCGGCGAAGTCCCCGTGCCCGGCCACACACAGCGCGCTCGGGGTGGCGCTGTCGCGCGGGTAGATATCCAGCAAGGTGAGTTCGAATTGCCACAGCCCCCAGTGGAAAAACAGCCGGTCACCGCCCCGGCGCAGGTAGGAACCGATCTGCACACCGGCCTCCAGGCGGCCTGCATCCTCGGCGTCCGCGGTGAAGCGCGTTGGGCTCGGCGGGCCGTCCGGCATCGCGAAACAGACTTCCAGGACGCGCTGCACATCCTCGAGAGTGCTTTCGGAGTTCAGGCCGATGTGGCGGAAGACGGATTCGTCGGCAAGCATTGTGGCGCAGCGCACGAGCAAGGTGCGCTTGAGCTCGACCACGACCGACATGACCCCACCCTAGCGATTGCGCGCCCCGTAGGATGTCATCCATGCAGCAACCTGACAAACCCCACATGTCGGCGCAACTTGCCGACGTCCCCCTCGACGACTTCATGACGCGCCTGATCGCCCAAGAACTACCCTTGCTGGACAGCACCTCCCGGGGCATCGTCTACGAAGAGCTCCGGGCACACAAAAATGCAGGCAAACCGGTGATCACCAATCAGGGGGAGCTGCCAAAAAGGATCCGGGAGATCATGGAACTCTAGCGGTAGGGTGGGGTTTATGGAACTCCACACCACCACCAAGTCCCTCTACGGCTGGGGCCGCACCGCACCGTCCACCGCGCAAGTTCTAGCCACCGCCGACGTGGACGCGATCAAGGAGGCAGTGCGCCACGTCGCCGAAGACAACGCGACCCTGCCGGAAGGCAAGCGCCGCGGAGTAATCGCCCGCGGAATGGGCCGCTCCTACGGTGACCCGGCCCAAAACGGTGGCGGCCTTGTCATTGACATGCAGCCGCTGAACAAGATTCACGAGATCAATCCCGATACCGCGATCGTGGACGTCGACGGCGGCGTCACCCTCGACCAACTGATGCGCGCCGCGATCCCCTACGGCTTGTGGGTCCCGGTGCTGCCCGGCACCCGCCAGGTGACCATCGGCGGCGCGATCGGCCCGGACATTCACGGCAAGAACCACCACTCCGCCGGCTCCTTCGGCGACCACGTGGTTTCGATGGAGCTGCTCGTCGCCGACGGCCGCGTCCTGCACCTCGAGCCTGCTGGCACCCCGGATGACCCGGACGGCACCTTGTTCTGGGCCACCGTCGGCGGCATGGGCCTGACCGGCATCATCCTGCGCGTCCGCATCAAGATGACGCGCACCGAGACGGCGTACTTCATCTCCGACACGGTCCGCACCTCCACCCTCGACGAAACAATCGAGGAGCACTCCCACGGCCAAGAAGAGGGCTATACCTATTCTTCTGCATGGTTCGACGCCATCTCCGCCCCGCCGAAGACCGGCCGCTCCACCATCTCCCGCGGTTCGCTGGCCACACTGGCGCAGCTCGAGGAGTTCGCGCCGAAGCTGGCCAAAGACCCGCTGAAGTTCTCCGCCCCGCAGCTGATGACGGTGCCGGACATCTTCCCGTCCTGGACCATGAACCAGCTGACTCTGCGCGCCATCGGTGAGGCCTACTACTTCATGGGCAAGGATTCGAAGAACGACATCTTGAACCTGACGCAGTTCTACCAGCCGCTGGACATGATCGCGGAATGGAACCGCGGTTACGGCCCGGCCGGCTTCCTGCAGTACCAGTTCGTTGTGCCCACCGACGCTGTCGAGCCGTTCAAGCAGATCATCTACGACATTCAGTCCTCTGGCCACTACACCGCCCTGAACGTGTTCAAGCTGTTCGGCGACGGTAACAAGGCCCCGCTGTCCTACCCGATGCGCGGCTGGAACGTGTGCGTGGACTTCCCCATCCGCGACGGCCTGCACTCCTTCCTGGACCGCCTGGACGACCAGGTGATGGAATTCGGCGGCCGCCTCTACCTGGCCAAGGAGTCCCGCACGTCTGCCGAGAAGTTCCACCAGATGTACCCCGGCATGGCCGGCTGGCTGGAAACCCGCAACGCGATCGACCCGACTGGGGTGTTCGCCTCCGACATGTCCCGCCGACTCGAGCTGCACTAGTTGGCTGCGTAGCCCGCTCAAGAAACCGAAAGGAACCGCAATGCTGAACGCAGTAGGACAAGCACAGAATATTCTCCTTCTCGGCGGCACGTCCGAGATCGGCCTGGCCATCGTCTCCGAGCTGACCAAGCGCGGAGGCAACCCGACCGTCACCCTGGCTGCCCGCCAAGACAGCCCGCGTATCGACGCCGCTGTCGAAGAGGTCTCCCGCCACGGCGCCGGTAAGGTCCGCATCGTCGACTTTGACGCCTTCGACACCGACTCCCACCCGGCCGTCATCGACGCAGCCTTTGCGGCCGGCGATGTCGATGTGGCCATCGTCGCCTTCGGCACCCTCGGCGACCAGGAAGAACTGTGGCAGAACCAGCAGGCCGCTGTCGCGTCCGCCCAGACCAACTTCACGGCGCCGGTCTCCGTCGGCGTGCTGCTGGGCCAGAAGATGAAGCAGCAGGGCCACGGCACCATCATCGCCATGAGCTCGGTCGCGGGCATGAAGGTGCGCCGCTCCAACTTCGTCTACGGCTCCACAAAGGCCGGCATGGACGGCTTCTACACCCAGCTCGGGGAGGCGCTGCGCGGCAGCGGCGTCCACGTCACCGTCGTCCGACCCGGCCAGGTGCGCACCAAGATGACCGACGGCCTGGACGAGGCACCACTGACCGTGGACAAGGAAGACGTGGCCAAGGCTGCCGTCTCCGCAGCTCTCGACGGTAAGAGCCACGTGTTCGTGCACAAGCTCTTCGGCCCGATCTCTCTGGTGCTCCAGCACATCCCGGCACCGATTATGCGGAAGCTGAGCTTCTAACCGCTTCTTCTAATACCTGTTTGCGGCCGAGTCTGTGGGAGACTGTTCGGTATGACCACGGCCGTCACGGACACAAAAGAAGAGCCCAAGGAAGAGCTTCGCGGCAGCACGCGCGCCATCCGCGTCTACGACTACGAACCGGACAGCATCGACACGGTTGGCACGACCGTGCGCATGTTGGTCTACCCCCTGGTAGGAGGGGCACTCACGCTTGCCGCGTGGTACTTACTGCGTGCGTCGAGCTTGGCGGCGTTCAACGTCTCCATGGTCCCCCGCGCGTTGGCCACAGCGTGCTCATTCGTGGTGATTCTTGCGGTGGGCGCGTTGTTGCTCGCGTGGCTTCGCGACGAATCCACCTCCCGCCGGCGCCCCACCTGGCGCGTTTGGCTCACTGAGTTCGTCTGCTCGTTCGCCCCTGCGGGGTTGGTCGTGTCCACGCTGGGGATCCCGCTGGCCTCCACGAAGCTCTATCTCGACGGCATCCAGGTGGACCAGGGTTTCCGCACCCAGTTCCTCACCCGCATGGCCGACACCATGTCCAACCAGGACATGAACTACGCCGACTTGCCGGCGTTCTACCCGATCGGCTGGTTCTGGCTGGGCGGACGCCTGTCCGATGTTTTAGGCATGCCGGGCTGGGAGGTGTACCAGCCGTGGGCTCTTGTTTCT from Corynebacterium genitalium ATCC 33030 harbors:
- a CDS encoding ABC transporter ATP-binding protein yields the protein MVSIDTYNACVDFPIFDAKSRSLKKAVMSSAGGAIGKNASNTVVVEALKDINLHLREGDRVGLVGHNGAGKSTLLRLLSGIYEPTRGVADVRGRVAPVFDLGVGMDPEISGYENIIIRGLFLGQTRKQMKAKMDEIAEFSELGDYLAMPLRTYSTGMRVRLALGVVTSIEPEILLLDEGIGAVDAAFMAKARVRLAELVKRSGILVFASHSNDFLAQLCNTALWIDKGEVRQAGLVDDVVEAYEGKEAGDFVRDLLVRFDDEDRDDQADQEG
- a CDS encoding glycosyltransferase; the encoded protein is MTSTTDALLNPNGTTAAVIVTHKRAGLLRHSLEMVANQTHPVDWVIVVDNGAEDEVRELIQDLAGDKGVYMASHTNLGGAGGFAYGFLHALALGADAIWCADDDGRPADPGVLEELYRVAAREGLTEVSPVVANIDDPDQLAFPLRQGLIWHRRRSELEGDYLPQYASLFNGALISAKAMERIGVPDYRLFIRGDEVEYHRRLAQSGMKYGTALTTSYLHPDGSAEFHPIMGGRAHAQWPDNEVKRYFTYRNRGYIIGQRGMKKMQLQELVRFGWFFLIQRKNPREFREWLRLLRMGANEDFRRP
- a CDS encoding GtrA family protein, with translation MTSKVETTHPMSAKRQLLRFVIIGIFCAMLDFGLTYLLDHSFGFTRVSAKVVGWCFGTLVAYLLNSRFTFQAKITGKRALAVFILYASTFGIQVFLYWITNPPLIALGIEDPWKDFIAFVIAQGVATITNFILQRVLIFKQPTKVVVDTDPS
- a CDS encoding FAD-binding oxidoreductase — translated: MELHTTTKSLYGWGRTAPSTAQVLATADVDAIKEAVRHVAEDNATLPEGKRRGVIARGMGRSYGDPAQNGGGLVIDMQPLNKIHEINPDTAIVDVDGGVTLDQLMRAAIPYGLWVPVLPGTRQVTIGGAIGPDIHGKNHHSAGSFGDHVVSMELLVADGRVLHLEPAGTPDDPDGTLFWATVGGMGLTGIILRVRIKMTRTETAYFISDTVRTSTLDETIEEHSHGQEEGYTYSSAWFDAISAPPKTGRSTISRGSLATLAQLEEFAPKLAKDPLKFSAPQLMTVPDIFPSWTMNQLTLRAIGEAYYFMGKDSKNDILNLTQFYQPLDMIAEWNRGYGPAGFLQYQFVVPTDAVEPFKQIIYDIQSSGHYTALNVFKLFGDGNKAPLSYPMRGWNVCVDFPIRDGLHSFLDRLDDQVMEFGGRLYLAKESRTSAEKFHQMYPGMAGWLETRNAIDPTGVFASDMSRRLELH
- a CDS encoding decaprenylphospho-beta-D-erythro-pentofuranosid-2-ulose 2-reductase; translated protein: MLNAVGQAQNILLLGGTSEIGLAIVSELTKRGGNPTVTLAARQDSPRIDAAVEEVSRHGAGKVRIVDFDAFDTDSHPAVIDAAFAAGDVDVAIVAFGTLGDQEELWQNQQAAVASAQTNFTAPVSVGVLLGQKMKQQGHGTIIAMSSVAGMKVRRSNFVYGSTKAGMDGFYTQLGEALRGSGVHVTVVRPGQVRTKMTDGLDEAPLTVDKEDVAKAAVSAALDGKSHVFVHKLFGPISLVLQHIPAPIMRKLSF